From Brucella anthropi ATCC 49188:
TATCGATCATGAAACGAGGATTGCCGGAAAGAAGCATTTCAGGCAGCGGTTCGGGCTGTGCCAGCATGAACCAGTGCCACGCCCCCATACCGAAAGCCTTGCTGGCGCCTTCCCACATTTCCGGAGTCGGTACGACCGTCACGGATACCAGTCCAACCACATTGTCCGGGTGATCCAGTGCCATGCGATAGGCGACACGCCCACCGCGATCATGCCCGATCACAACAAACCGCTCATGCCCGAGCGCCTGCATCAACGCGACCAGACTAGCGGCCATCCGGCGTTTTGATCCGGCACCAACCGGATTGGACGTGATGCGGCTTCGTCCATAACCCGGCAGATCAGGCACGACGACTGTGCGGGGGCGGGCGAGTTTAGGGGCAATGCGATGCCATGCAGCCATGGTTTCCGGATAACCGTGCAGCAACAGAACCGGCAGGCCTTTACCACCAGTCATGACCGCGAAACAAACATCATTCGTTTCCACTTCCCGCATCTCAAAGCCGGGAAAGAGCTGCTCGATTGCTGGTTTCATACCCCACCGTTTTGATCTCGTCGGAAACTGATTCAGTTGAAAGTGCTATGCTAGAGCATTTCCTGTTTTGATTGAAACATTGGAATCAGGCCACCGCGCAACCCGTCCGCGCGATGGCCATACAACCAGCCTTTATTTCATTTGCTTTGAAGAGACAGCCAGCGGGTTGCGTGTATGTTCATCAGATTATCGCTGTAGCCTTCAACCTTATCTGCCACGAGCGCTTGTGATGAAGGATAGAGCAGTGGGATGACCGGAACCTCTTTCAGCAGAATGCGCTCAGCCTGAGCAAGGGTTTCAGCCCGCGCTCCGGTGTCGGTCATCGTTTCCGATTTTGTAATCAGCGCGTCATAATCCTTGTTCGACCAATCGGAATTATTGAAATAATTGTCGGTCGTGAACATGCTCAGGAAGGAATAGGCGTCGTTGTAATCGCCGATCCATGCCTGATAGGCAAAATCATACATGCCTTTTTCATGCAGATAATTGAAATAAGTCGCGCCCTCCACTTCGTCCTGCGAAGCATTGATACCAATATTCTTGAGCATGTCTGCGATAGCAATCATCGTGTTCTTGTTGTTGACCGAAGTGGCATAGCGCAACTTGACCGACAGGATTCCCGGTGCGACACCGGCCTCCTTCAGCAATTCCCTGGCTTTGTCCTCACGATCCAGAATATCGAGATTCATGTAATCCAGCCGGGGCGCGTCCACGACATAGTTTTCAGTACCGGGAGGCACCATCGAATAACCCGGCATCATCATGCCACGCCGGATTTCATTGGCCAGAAACTTGCGATCAATCGCCATCGATATGGCTTCACGCACACGAGGATCGCGCAGCTTACTATCCGGTTCGCCTCTGACACTGACATAAAAGGTGCCGAAATAGGGGGCGACACGCAGATTATGCCCCAGATTGGACTTGATGTAGTCCATCTGCTCGGCGGGGACCGTACCGCAAATGTCGATCTCCCCGGCCTCAAACCGGCGCATGCACGACGCCGGT
This genomic window contains:
- a CDS encoding alpha/beta fold hydrolase, translating into MKPAIEQLFPGFEMREVETNDVCFAVMTGGKGLPVLLLHGYPETMAAWHRIAPKLARPRTVVVPDLPGYGRSRITSNPVGAGSKRRMAASLVALMQALGHERFVVIGHDRGGRVAYRMALDHPDNVVGLVSVTVVPTPEMWEGASKAFGMGAWHWFMLAQPEPLPEMLLSGNPRFMIDTTLQKMAHGLDKLHPLALADYREAFDSAEVRHWICEDYRAGAGVDEADDLADRAAGRRIHAPVLVFWEQGRRYGGGREPLDIWADWAIDVDGEGLAGGHLLPEMASGPILAGLDPFLRRIDAGALAAEQVRDR
- a CDS encoding peptide ABC transporter substrate-binding protein, with protein sequence MHRSFFLAGACCFLLVTVASAGTVLNRDSGSDPSTLDQHRTTTVNESALLRDLYEGLVTEDAKGELIPGVAQSWDISPDGLTYTFHLRAGAKWSNGDPVTAGDFEYSLHRIIDPKTGAGYANVLYAIKNAREINTGKLPLDQLGVEALDDRTLKITLTSPTPYFLSLLTHQTTLPLNRKAVEKYGDKFTLAGNMVSNGAYTLASFTPNAQIVMKKNPNYWDASNVKIDVVNWIPFEQPASCMRRFEAGEIDICGTVPAEQMDYIKSNLGHNLRVAPYFGTFYVSVRGEPDSKLRDPRVREAISMAIDRKFLANEIRRGMMMPGYSMVPPGTENYVVDAPRLDYMNLDILDREDKARELLKEAGVAPGILSVKLRYATSVNNKNTMIAIADMLKNIGINASQDEVEGATYFNYLHEKGMYDFAYQAWIGDYNDAYSFLSMFTTDNYFNNSDWSNKDYDALITKSETMTDTGARAETLAQAERILLKEVPVIPLLYPSSQALVADKVEGYSDNLMNIHATRWLSLQSK